A genome region from Akkermansiaceae bacterium includes the following:
- a CDS encoding PIN domain-containing protein has translation MSWLLDVNILLASRWQTHADHEAVREWLDAQPEFHTTPIVELGFMRVSLSPAYSASWKDAHRSLSSLLDRPSHLFLPDDVSATDSPESSYKDSTDAHLVRLAERHGLKLATLDAALASKTWAKRCAINPIAKVE, from the coding sequence ATGAGCTGGCTCCTTGATGTGAACATCCTTCTCGCCAGCCGCTGGCAAACCCATGCGGATCACGAGGCAGTCCGGGAATGGCTCGATGCACAACCGGAGTTCCACACCACCCCGATCGTCGAGCTCGGCTTCATGCGTGTAAGCCTCAGCCCTGCGTATTCGGCCAGTTGGAAAGATGCCCACCGTTCCCTCAGCAGCCTTCTCGACCGCCCATCCCATCTTTTCCTCCCGGACGATGTCAGCGCCACAGACTCTCCCGAATCGAGCTACAAAGACTCAACCGACGCGCATCTAGTTCGCCTCGCGGAGCGCCACGGACTAAAGCTCGCAACCCTTGACGCTGCCCTTGCTTCCAAGACCTGGGCAAAACGATGCGCAATCAATCCGATAGCAAAAGTGGAGTGA
- a CDS encoding ATP-binding protein — protein MIERTFKDIPEGKIEEVDQESYLASLAYSAGITWKDLLLSKRVLIISEAGSGKTYECREKCKQLWDTGEPAFLLELASLANSDLRTMLSFEEEARLDQWLSSQSEVATFFLDSYDELELTLGSFEQALKRLAKSINGQLGRARIVITTRPIPFDEQLVRKTLPVPPTKEEVEVSGESFAKIALHGTKEKAQEIGAEKPASDWRTVALLPLSESQILKFAEFQGVTDPDELLKDLKKRNALDFAKRPQDLIELSADWRDFKRIRTHKEQVAGNVRIKLKPRTDRPEPAELSIEKAMDGASRIALAMMLTRRLTIRHSVESDRGGADVAFDPGVILPEWTDMEVKALLERPLFGFASYGRVRFHHRSVAEFLASERLRSLRAQSMSANALKRLIFIETKGKMIVRHSKRAIAGWLALSEPMVFEILKENEPEILFNEGDPESLTALQRTQALGTFVNRYCRGGWRGLNIPGIQIHRFASADLAGEINHLWQEGIENSEIREILLQLIELGQIADCSDIAYECAADPKCETGERLAGINALAALNDARLADLVAKIADGSSGWSERFARIAVIRLFPANMSVAQMFKILPRMKSAEGRIGDLSWHLPRVISETDWQPGELESIRDGLDELISEDFRWEETWPHYFSSRSHLSGLLAAACLRGLRGEVTTEWLLASVKALSLANHHDPHKEVFPELTKALNSLPADQSCKLFWETDAFFQSLHSRSLPWERFSATRLRWTIHINQERDLVWIDRSLSDINRPNDERAVVLEAALRLGRGGDELSRRTSELKSYVKDLPELCDRIDEWFIKATAHTEPEEWEIEQEKWDREAEEQEAKDLASWQEFWKSVSEDHENAFSDGKAGNTAYNLWHAMSRAGSRGRESGWNRQFIQQFLGKEVADRLRKALMSEWRKYLPTLKSERPEDAKGTYLVIWELGLAGIYAESEDPEWAKKISGEEARLAARYATIELNSLPSWMDALVKEHVAEVEGVIGGELATELSEKTAAHFHSMLLQNIGHSSDVVISIFLPRIRAWLDARPSHLPETEIEKGEIERLRQVTEFLAKHGDVETISHLCETARKQVGSDLVSPFSRVWLPLLIQLDAAAGVDALARRVESVSPSQRSEAVLLIGALFGDRREGIGITKSNFTPKILLQLMRLIYQHVRPEDDVHHVGAYSPDERDNAEQGRNNIVNALLSSKGEDGWAIKLEMAADPLCAHFKDRIVAMAEESWAEEIDADAFNDQQAVELDKTGEAPPATNEAMFSMMVDRLSDLDEILLLPDSPREAWAGITQERIMRREIARTLSNLANGKYKIDQEAVTADEKETDIRLSSKVSEHVAVIELKLANTGRTAKDLLSSLEEQLVKKYMASETSRSGCLLITLAKEREWEHPTDGSMINFSQLVELLKTEAERITSKLGGALRLHVHALDLRPRLPKESAKKK, from the coding sequence GTGATCGAACGCACTTTCAAAGACATCCCTGAAGGGAAAATCGAGGAGGTAGATCAAGAATCTTACCTGGCAAGTCTCGCCTATTCCGCAGGCATAACGTGGAAGGATCTTCTTCTTTCAAAGCGTGTATTGATCATCTCAGAGGCGGGTAGCGGAAAGACCTATGAGTGCCGCGAAAAGTGCAAGCAGCTTTGGGACACAGGAGAGCCTGCATTTCTTCTGGAACTCGCCTCACTCGCGAACAGCGACTTGCGCACGATGCTTTCTTTCGAAGAAGAAGCGCGCCTCGATCAGTGGCTCTCATCGCAGTCGGAGGTGGCTACATTTTTCCTGGATTCATATGATGAGCTAGAACTCACCCTCGGTTCATTCGAGCAAGCTCTCAAGAGGCTGGCGAAATCGATCAACGGTCAGCTAGGTCGGGCGCGAATCGTGATCACCACTCGTCCGATACCATTCGACGAACAGTTGGTGCGTAAAACCCTACCGGTTCCACCGACAAAGGAAGAAGTCGAAGTGAGCGGCGAGTCGTTTGCCAAAATCGCTCTGCACGGAACGAAGGAGAAAGCCCAAGAAATAGGAGCGGAGAAGCCAGCTTCCGATTGGAGAACAGTGGCACTCCTTCCGCTTTCCGAGAGTCAGATCTTGAAATTTGCGGAGTTCCAAGGTGTCACCGATCCGGACGAACTTCTCAAAGATCTGAAGAAGCGGAACGCCTTGGATTTTGCCAAGCGCCCTCAGGATTTGATCGAGTTGAGCGCTGACTGGCGGGATTTCAAGCGCATCCGAACCCACAAGGAGCAGGTCGCCGGAAACGTAAGAATCAAGTTAAAGCCGAGAACAGACAGGCCGGAGCCAGCCGAGCTGTCCATTGAAAAAGCGATGGATGGTGCGAGCCGGATTGCACTGGCGATGATGCTAACGCGCCGCCTTACGATCAGGCACAGTGTGGAGTCAGATCGCGGAGGTGCAGATGTTGCCTTCGACCCTGGTGTGATCCTGCCGGAATGGACGGATATGGAGGTGAAAGCCTTGCTAGAGCGTCCCCTATTCGGTTTTGCTTCATATGGACGTGTTCGTTTCCATCACCGATCGGTTGCCGAGTTCCTCGCATCTGAACGGCTGCGTTCGTTACGGGCGCAGAGCATGTCTGCCAATGCACTCAAACGGCTGATTTTTATCGAGACGAAGGGAAAAATGATAGTTCGCCACTCGAAAAGAGCGATTGCTGGCTGGCTCGCTCTTTCGGAACCGATGGTTTTCGAAATCCTGAAGGAAAATGAGCCCGAGATATTATTCAACGAAGGCGATCCTGAATCGTTAACCGCATTACAGCGAACCCAAGCTTTGGGCACGTTCGTCAATCGCTATTGCAGAGGTGGATGGCGTGGTCTCAACATTCCCGGCATACAAATACACCGCTTTGCTTCTGCCGACCTCGCGGGAGAGATCAACCACTTGTGGCAGGAAGGGATAGAGAATTCTGAGATTCGAGAAATCCTGCTACAGCTGATTGAGTTGGGTCAGATTGCGGATTGCTCCGATATCGCATACGAATGTGCAGCCGATCCGAAATGTGAAACCGGGGAACGCTTGGCGGGAATTAACGCATTAGCTGCGCTAAATGATGCAAGGCTTGCAGATTTGGTGGCAAAAATAGCTGACGGTTCATCCGGTTGGTCCGAGAGGTTTGCAAGGATTGCGGTAATCCGGCTCTTTCCTGCGAATATGAGCGTCGCTCAGATGTTCAAAATCCTCCCACGGATGAAATCGGCGGAGGGACGGATAGGTGACCTCAGTTGGCACCTTCCCCGGGTGATTTCGGAAACCGATTGGCAACCTGGTGAGTTGGAGTCGATACGGGATGGCTTGGACGAATTGATCTCCGAAGATTTCCGCTGGGAGGAAACTTGGCCTCACTACTTTTCGAGTAGATCCCACCTGAGTGGACTTCTCGCAGCAGCCTGCCTGAGAGGGCTAAGGGGCGAAGTGACGACCGAATGGTTACTAGCAAGTGTCAAAGCTCTTTCCCTGGCAAATCACCATGATCCACACAAAGAGGTGTTTCCAGAGCTGACGAAAGCCTTGAACAGTCTCCCAGCGGATCAGAGCTGTAAGTTATTCTGGGAAACGGATGCCTTTTTCCAATCTCTTCATTCCCGTAGTCTGCCTTGGGAGCGATTTTCTGCTACGCGACTACGATGGACTATTCATATAAACCAGGAAAGAGATCTCGTTTGGATAGATCGAAGTTTGTCAGACATCAATCGCCCCAATGATGAACGTGCGGTGGTTCTGGAGGCCGCGTTGCGATTGGGAAGAGGTGGAGATGAATTATCCCGTCGAACAAGTGAGCTTAAGTCATATGTAAAAGACCTCCCCGAGCTTTGCGATAGGATCGATGAGTGGTTCATAAAAGCGACGGCGCATACCGAACCCGAAGAATGGGAAATCGAACAAGAAAAATGGGATAGGGAAGCCGAGGAGCAAGAAGCCAAAGATCTCGCGAGCTGGCAGGAATTCTGGAAATCGGTTTCAGAAGACCATGAGAACGCATTTTCCGACGGAAAAGCGGGCAATACAGCATACAACTTGTGGCACGCCATGAGCCGAGCTGGCAGCAGGGGAAGGGAATCCGGCTGGAACCGCCAATTCATCCAACAGTTTCTCGGAAAGGAGGTAGCCGACCGTCTAAGAAAGGCATTGATGAGCGAATGGCGCAAATATTTGCCCACCCTCAAGAGCGAACGGCCAGAAGATGCGAAGGGAACCTACCTTGTAATCTGGGAACTTGGGCTCGCGGGGATTTATGCCGAGTCCGAAGATCCCGAATGGGCAAAGAAAATTTCCGGCGAAGAAGCGCGCTTGGCAGCGCGGTATGCTACGATTGAACTCAACAGCTTGCCTAGTTGGATGGACGCTTTGGTGAAAGAGCATGTAGCCGAAGTCGAAGGAGTAATTGGGGGTGAATTGGCTACAGAACTCAGCGAAAAGACGGCGGCGCACTTCCATTCCATGCTGCTTCAGAACATCGGCCATTCAAGTGATGTAGTGATTTCGATCTTCCTGCCTCGGATCCGAGCATGGCTTGATGCACGGCCATCTCATTTGCCGGAGACTGAAATTGAAAAAGGTGAGATCGAGCGATTGAGGCAAGTAACCGAATTCTTAGCGAAACACGGTGATGTCGAAACGATATCGCATCTCTGTGAAACGGCTCGAAAGCAGGTGGGAAGCGACCTCGTCAGTCCGTTTTCAAGGGTCTGGCTGCCGCTACTCATCCAGCTCGACGCGGCAGCAGGAGTGGACGCTTTGGCAAGGCGAGTTGAATCGGTCTCGCCGAGCCAGCGCAGCGAAGCCGTATTATTGATTGGGGCACTTTTCGGAGACCGCCGGGAAGGAATCGGTATCACCAAATCAAACTTCACTCCGAAGATCCTTCTGCAGTTGATGCGTTTGATCTACCAGCACGTCCGGCCAGAAGATGACGTCCATCATGTCGGTGCTTATTCTCCAGACGAAAGGGACAATGCCGAGCAAGGGCGAAACAACATCGTGAACGCTCTTCTATCCTCGAAAGGAGAGGATGGTTGGGCAATCAAACTGGAAATGGCAGCAGACCCACTCTGCGCTCACTTCAAGGATCGTATCGTAGCCATGGCCGAGGAAAGCTGGGCGGAAGAAATCGATGCGGATGCTTTCAACGACCAACAAGCTGTCGAACTCGATAAGACCGGTGAGGCTCCGCCCGCCACCAACGAAGCGATGTTCTCCATGATGGTGGATCGGCTTAGCGATCTGGACGAAATCCTCTTGCTGCCCGACTCACCGCGAGAGGCTTGGGCAGGGATCACACAGGAAAGAATCATGCGCCGAGAAATCGCCCGAACACTTTCCAACTTAGCGAATGGGAAATACAAGATCGACCAAGAAGCCGTCACCGCCGACGAAAAGGAAACGGACATTCGCTTAAGTTCGAAAGTTTCAGAGCACGTGGCGGTCATTGAACTCAAGTTGGCCAATACCGGGCGCACAGCGAAAGATTTGTTGTCGTCTCTGGAAGAACAACTTGTAAAAAAATACATGGCCTCTGAGACGAGTCGGTCGGGCTGCCTCTTGATCACATTGGCCAAAGAACGGGAATGGGAGCATCCCACCGATGGATCGATGATCAATTTCTCGCAACTGGTCGAACTCCTCAAAACTGAAGCGGAACGGATTACCTCAAAACTCGGAGGTGCGCTTCGCTTGCATGTTCACGCTTTGGATCTCCGGCCTCGGCTGCCAAAGGAATCGGCGAAGAAAAAATAG
- a CDS encoding Hsp33 family molecular chaperone HslO, translating into MENGIRYPAELDQMLKDALAMLTLHLTARPWNETIAWTANLRAPRINLFVTGSSNEAYVTGRIFTEDIREPDRNFFYSQTTAPTSPEPSLSTMEIDGRDPVAWISQFYAQSEQRPARAFRLPDENFALIAAQPDADLGWLESLNGEQVAEITGTEETNLLETRPFRFHCGCTVERILPILGGWRERKDELFHGEESITVQCPRCAASYLITQDMI; encoded by the coding sequence ATGGAAAACGGGATCCGCTATCCGGCGGAGCTTGACCAGATGCTCAAGGACGCGTTGGCCATGCTCACGCTGCACCTGACTGCTCGGCCATGGAACGAGACGATCGCATGGACGGCGAACCTCCGCGCACCCCGTATCAACCTTTTCGTCACCGGCTCCTCCAACGAGGCCTATGTGACAGGCAGGATATTCACCGAGGACATCCGGGAGCCCGACAGGAATTTCTTCTATTCCCAGACCACCGCGCCGACATCGCCGGAGCCCAGCCTATCGACCATGGAGATCGATGGCCGCGACCCGGTCGCATGGATTTCGCAATTCTACGCGCAATCCGAACAGCGCCCGGCGCGGGCCTTCCGACTGCCGGACGAGAATTTCGCGCTGATCGCCGCCCAGCCGGATGCCGATCTCGGGTGGCTGGAATCGCTCAATGGGGAACAGGTTGCGGAAATCACCGGAACTGAGGAAACCAACCTCCTAGAGACGCGCCCGTTCCGTTTCCACTGCGGCTGCACGGTCGAACGGATTCTCCCGATACTCGGCGGCTGGCGGGAAAGGAAGGACGAGCTTTTCCATGGGGAGGAATCCATCACCGTCCAGTGCCCGCGCTGCGCCGCCAGCTACCTCATCACTCAGGACATGATCTGA
- a CDS encoding SIMPL domain-containing protein translates to MNPSCSGRSNIAVALIVSAGIAAAGYFASQTLYNAKVAVNTAQAKGLAERTVIADRADWTIGLTVSGKSKSEIPELYAQAEAQQKQIVAILREAGFNEGEVRAEILTHSMREYRDENQNLVEETHSIGGSISVSTPRVELVDPARSEVNKLLSQGMNITNFTPKYDFTGINEIKPAMLKEAARNARIAASEFAQNAGAKVGKIRSAYQGGFTVEDAGSGNGSSSLTKEVRVVTTIDFYLTD, encoded by the coding sequence ATGAACCCATCCTGCTCAGGCCGCAGCAACATCGCGGTTGCCCTCATCGTATCCGCGGGCATCGCCGCCGCCGGATACTTCGCCAGCCAGACGCTCTACAACGCCAAGGTCGCGGTGAACACGGCGCAGGCGAAAGGCCTCGCCGAGCGCACCGTCATCGCCGACCGGGCGGACTGGACGATAGGTCTCACCGTTTCCGGGAAATCCAAGAGCGAGATCCCGGAGCTCTACGCCCAGGCGGAAGCCCAGCAGAAACAGATCGTCGCCATCCTCAGGGAGGCCGGCTTCAACGAGGGCGAAGTCCGCGCTGAGATCCTCACCCACAGCATGAGGGAATACCGCGATGAGAACCAGAACCTGGTGGAGGAAACGCACAGCATCGGAGGCTCCATCTCCGTATCCACTCCGCGCGTGGAACTCGTCGATCCCGCCCGCTCCGAGGTCAACAAGCTGCTCTCACAGGGCATGAACATAACCAACTTCACCCCGAAATACGACTTCACCGGGATCAACGAAATCAAGCCCGCGATGCTCAAGGAGGCCGCCCGTAACGCCCGCATCGCCGCCTCCGAATTCGCCCAGAACGCAGGTGCCAAGGTTGGCAAGATACGCAGCGCCTACCAAGGGGGATTCACCGTCGAGGATGCCGGTTCAGGGAATGGCTCCAGCAGCCTCACCAAGGAAGTCCGCGTGGTGACGACCATCGATTTTTACCTGACGGATTGA
- a CDS encoding von Willebrand factor type A domain-containing protein produces MTENLQPLPDEHLEARITAYVLGEASPFEAAEVEALIAKSPELKLFANRTRTLHTLLKEAETTSNESSAEWKLPAGKRGKLTPSSGPVPVLMPAKESRIRRASFRAAIGIAACFVVTFIISRFYVFPKVTKESAMTVSYMEKEYSARAPEANIDQLRRDVRQQEDKVEGGRKTLATLSRTKGIAYDKESVAMARNEAVADAKEETKKAALERSIDTEDYADAKQDFESDLARLETLKLKLLAEEISEDMPAQKAETAALRKPSSPLAAPAPAATQPAAPQVVIGGQVREAGSVAFKEGMTLGEAVKSAGGATEFGSAKRIKVYRDGKAQTYDLTNPELAQIELQANDTIEVPQKKWMGCGASRDELLGAEDKADAVASNQRSRNQVPVPSAAAPAPSADFGDGQDFGGGWGEGGGLAGGRDESMAMKGRSFRSDSRALSVPKEGTTIPGIPLEKEVAALVTGGLRSGDQAVNRNSVDAILNNPDRTAQAGKPKSEMKALQDAPGDAFAAAEADPFSAPEDGLSSLAQREVIRRQESVAEADRQLLEGREAYSKGDFGKASEQFDDALAKLPDSPAMQDRRESYADHLGKAAVAEAQQKRKVGKYDEARDILEKTAAAGGGNQEEIKAELGYLDDPIRTNPALTYEHTKKVDEVRRKLYMAQANYDLGKYDDAKKAYEDTLRIDPYNQAARRGMEKISAAKSDYYRAAYDQTRAELLMQVDKAWELAAPAEKNSKGNEQADPFADPTEPGEIVSFSGLFSDGIVADSKESANSNSRFKMDRAGAERSDFRFYSEFDGFANRGAPIADEPKQIDFTTKFTEITQANDKELGFDWILPGFDSAIPVTPATPTDFESRLGIEDEVPMLSDIPIVGKLSPPQPIDLADLSQEIPATQEPFSTFSLNISDASFQVASSAVAKGERPDPESIKPEQFYNAVSYDDPAPSTGEPVAAAIGQVAHPVIPGRNLVRMSVRTASTGRAETQPLILTLLVDQSGSMARGDRRAAMDTALSQLATLLTPDDRVTVIGFSRTPRLLADSISGNDADKLPDIINQSASEGGTNLEQAIDLAENLALRHRQDGAQNRIVLFTDGAANLGNADPERLAERVKALRQQDLAFDIAGIGTNDINDQLLSELSRHGNGRYYLVGENTAGNLAKQLAGAFRPAAENVKIQVKFNAQRVGSYKLIGFEKDRLKTEDFRNDSVDAAELAADESGTALYQVEPLPNGSGEIGELFVRFRDTATGEMVERSWTIPYESQALAIDKVAPPMQLAVLSLLAAQKLQPGPLADAINFRDFSETIAQLKQAYANDAKAQQMLNLVNALK; encoded by the coding sequence ATGACCGAGAACCTCCAACCCCTCCCCGACGAGCACCTTGAGGCACGCATCACCGCCTACGTCCTCGGCGAGGCATCCCCTTTCGAGGCCGCCGAGGTCGAAGCCCTCATAGCAAAATCCCCCGAGCTCAAGCTTTTCGCCAATCGCACACGCACCCTTCACACCCTCCTCAAGGAAGCCGAAACCACCTCCAACGAATCAAGCGCGGAGTGGAAACTCCCCGCGGGGAAACGCGGGAAACTCACCCCATCCTCCGGCCCAGTCCCCGTGCTGATGCCCGCCAAGGAATCCCGTATCCGCCGCGCCTCCTTCCGCGCCGCCATCGGCATCGCTGCCTGCTTCGTCGTCACCTTTATCATCAGCCGCTTCTACGTATTCCCGAAAGTGACCAAGGAATCGGCAATGACCGTAAGCTACATGGAGAAGGAGTACAGCGCCCGTGCTCCGGAGGCAAACATCGACCAACTCAGAAGGGACGTCCGCCAGCAGGAGGACAAGGTCGAGGGAGGCCGCAAGACCCTCGCCACCTTGTCCCGCACGAAGGGCATCGCCTACGATAAGGAATCCGTAGCGATGGCCAGGAATGAAGCCGTGGCCGATGCCAAAGAAGAAACCAAGAAAGCCGCTCTCGAACGCAGCATCGACACTGAGGACTACGCCGATGCGAAACAGGATTTCGAATCGGATCTCGCCCGCCTCGAAACGCTGAAGCTCAAACTCCTCGCAGAAGAAATTTCGGAGGACATGCCGGCTCAAAAGGCCGAGACCGCCGCCCTACGCAAGCCTTCCAGCCCTCTCGCGGCACCAGCACCCGCTGCCACCCAACCCGCTGCTCCACAAGTCGTAATCGGCGGCCAGGTCAGGGAGGCAGGTTCCGTCGCTTTCAAGGAAGGAATGACCCTCGGCGAAGCCGTCAAAAGTGCGGGCGGTGCCACCGAGTTCGGCTCCGCGAAACGCATCAAAGTCTATCGCGACGGCAAGGCTCAGACCTACGACCTCACCAACCCCGAACTCGCCCAAATCGAACTCCAGGCCAACGACACCATCGAGGTTCCCCAGAAAAAATGGATGGGCTGCGGCGCAAGCCGGGACGAGTTGCTCGGAGCCGAGGACAAGGCGGATGCCGTCGCCTCCAATCAACGGAGCCGGAATCAAGTTCCCGTCCCGAGCGCTGCCGCTCCGGCTCCATCCGCTGACTTCGGAGACGGCCAAGATTTCGGCGGCGGCTGGGGAGAAGGAGGCGGCTTGGCCGGAGGGAGAGATGAATCCATGGCAATGAAAGGCCGCAGCTTTCGTTCCGATAGTCGTGCCCTCAGCGTCCCCAAAGAAGGAACCACGATCCCCGGTATCCCTTTGGAAAAAGAAGTCGCAGCACTCGTCACCGGTGGACTCCGCAGCGGCGACCAAGCGGTCAACCGCAACAGCGTCGATGCCATCCTGAACAACCCCGACCGCACCGCCCAGGCAGGGAAGCCGAAATCTGAAATGAAAGCCCTCCAGGACGCCCCTGGCGATGCTTTCGCCGCAGCGGAAGCCGATCCTTTCTCAGCACCTGAGGATGGTCTTTCATCCTTGGCACAGCGCGAGGTCATTCGGCGCCAGGAATCCGTTGCCGAAGCCGACAGGCAGCTCCTCGAAGGACGCGAAGCTTATTCGAAGGGTGATTTCGGAAAAGCCAGTGAGCAATTCGATGATGCACTTGCGAAGCTGCCCGATAGCCCTGCTATGCAGGATCGTCGCGAGTCATATGCCGACCACCTCGGGAAGGCCGCCGTGGCAGAAGCACAGCAAAAGAGGAAAGTCGGCAAATACGACGAAGCCCGTGACATCCTCGAAAAAACGGCAGCGGCTGGTGGCGGCAATCAAGAAGAGATAAAGGCTGAACTCGGATACCTCGACGACCCGATCCGGACAAACCCCGCACTCACTTACGAGCACACAAAGAAAGTCGATGAAGTCCGCCGCAAGCTCTATATGGCGCAAGCCAACTACGACCTCGGGAAATACGACGACGCCAAAAAAGCCTACGAGGACACCCTCCGCATCGACCCCTACAACCAAGCCGCCCGCCGTGGCATGGAGAAAATCTCCGCCGCGAAAAGCGACTACTACCGCGCCGCCTATGATCAGACCCGCGCCGAGCTTTTGATGCAAGTGGACAAGGCATGGGAACTCGCCGCCCCTGCGGAGAAAAATAGCAAAGGGAACGAGCAAGCCGATCCGTTTGCCGATCCCACTGAACCGGGCGAGATTGTAAGCTTTAGTGGCTTGTTTTCCGACGGCATCGTTGCCGATTCCAAAGAAAGCGCCAATTCCAACAGCCGGTTCAAGATGGATCGTGCCGGAGCCGAGAGGAGCGACTTCCGCTTCTACAGCGAGTTCGATGGCTTCGCAAATCGCGGGGCGCCGATCGCCGACGAACCAAAACAGATCGATTTTACCACCAAGTTCACCGAAATCACCCAGGCGAATGACAAGGAACTGGGTTTCGACTGGATTCTGCCCGGCTTTGATTCGGCCATCCCCGTCACACCGGCCACACCCACTGATTTCGAATCACGCCTCGGTATCGAGGATGAGGTGCCCATGCTCAGCGACATCCCTATCGTCGGAAAACTCTCCCCCCCGCAACCCATCGACCTCGCAGACCTCTCCCAGGAAATCCCCGCCACCCAGGAGCCGTTTTCCACTTTCTCCCTGAACATCTCCGACGCCTCGTTCCAAGTCGCCAGCTCCGCCGTTGCGAAGGGCGAGCGCCCCGATCCGGAATCGATCAAGCCGGAGCAGTTCTACAACGCCGTTTCCTACGACGATCCCGCCCCATCTACAGGAGAACCCGTAGCAGCCGCCATCGGCCAGGTCGCCCATCCGGTCATCCCCGGCCGTAATCTCGTCCGCATGTCCGTCCGCACCGCCTCCACCGGCCGCGCCGAGACCCAGCCGCTCATCCTCACCCTGCTGGTTGACCAATCCGGCTCCATGGCCCGCGGCGACCGCCGTGCGGCGATGGACACTGCGCTCTCCCAGCTCGCCACCTTGCTCACCCCGGACGACCGCGTAACCGTCATCGGTTTCTCCCGCACCCCCCGCCTGCTCGCGGATTCCATTTCCGGAAATGATGCGGATAAGCTCCCCGACATCATCAACCAATCCGCTAGCGAAGGCGGCACCAACCTGGAACAAGCCATCGATCTGGCGGAAAACCTCGCCCTCCGCCACAGGCAGGATGGCGCGCAGAACCGCATCGTCCTCTTCACCGATGGCGCCGCGAACCTCGGCAACGCCGATCCCGAGCGCCTTGCCGAGCGCGTGAAAGCCCTCCGCCAGCAGGATCTCGCCTTCGACATCGCAGGCATCGGCACCAACGACATCAACGACCAACTGCTTTCCGAGCTCTCCCGCCACGGCAACGGCCGCTACTACCTCGTCGGCGAAAACACTGCCGGGAACCTCGCCAAACAGCTCGCCGGAGCCTTCCGCCCCGCTGCGGAAAACGTCAAGATCCAGGTGAAATTCAATGCGCAGCGCGTCGGCAGCTATAAGCTCATCGGCTTCGAGAAAGACCGCCTCAAGACCGAGGATTTCCGCAACGACTCCGTCGATGCCGCAGAGCTCGCCGCCGACGAATCCGGCACCGCCCTCTATCAGGTCGAGCCGCTCCCCAACGGCTCCGGCGAGATCGGCGAGCTTTTCGTCCGCTTCCGCGACACCGCCACCGGGGAGATGGTCGAGCGCTCCTGGACCATCCCCTACGAATCCCAGGCCCTCGCCATCGACAAGGTCGCCCCGCCCATGCAGCTCGCCGTCCTCTCTCTCCTCGCAGCCCAGAAACTCCAGCCCGGCCCCTTGGCGGATGCGATCAACTTCCGCGACTTCTCGGAAACCATCGCCCAACTCAAGCAGGCCTACGCCAACGACGCCAAGGCCCAGCAGATGCTCAACCTCGTCAACGCACTGAAATAA
- a CDS encoding sigma-70 family RNA polymerase sigma factor, with protein sequence MEPRTSSSAARSLDGAIAVLSPSKKPRTMEEKPTLRQVFDAEESPLLRYAHGLTGQRETAEDIVQDAFMRLHEHWHEVESPRPWLFRCVRNLALNHLRDNKRNTSLETSNEWESDKPDPEATLGKLETIGTLQLLIAELPEPDRTLVSLKYLSGLRYDEIAAQTNLTVSNVGYKLHHTLKSLATSLRHLGIETAEG encoded by the coding sequence ATGGAACCCCGCACCTCCAGCTCCGCCGCCCGTAGCCTCGACGGAGCAATCGCGGTTCTTTCACCCTCCAAGAAACCAAGAACCATGGAGGAAAAACCCACGCTCCGCCAAGTATTCGATGCCGAGGAATCTCCGCTCCTCCGTTACGCCCACGGCCTCACCGGCCAGCGCGAGACCGCCGAGGACATCGTCCAGGACGCCTTCATGCGCCTCCATGAGCACTGGCACGAAGTCGAAAGCCCCCGCCCCTGGCTCTTCCGCTGCGTCCGCAACCTCGCCCTGAACCACCTCCGCGACAACAAACGCAACACCTCACTCGAAACATCCAATGAGTGGGAATCCGACAAACCCGACCCCGAAGCGACCCTGGGGAAACTCGAAACCATAGGCACCCTCCAGCTCCTCATCGCCGAACTCCCCGAGCCCGACCGCACCCTGGTCTCCCTCAAATACCTTTCCGGCCTCCGCTACGACGAGATCGCCGCCCAAACCAACCTCACGGTCTCCAACGTCGGCTACAAACTCCACCACACCCTGAAATCACTAGCCACTTCCCTCCGCCACCTCGGCATCGAAACAGCCGAGGGCTGA